The Kluyveromyces lactis strain NRRL Y-1140 chromosome B complete sequence genome contains a region encoding:
- the THG1 gene encoding tRNA guanylyltransferase (highly similar to uniprot|P53215 Saccharomyces cerevisiae YGR024C THG1 tRNAHis guanylyltransferase adds a guanosine residue to the 5' end of tRNAHis after transcription and RNase P cleavage essential enzyme conserved among eukaryotes), which yields MAKSRFEYVRQFEVHDALLPDTYIVVRVDGKKFHEFSKYYNFAKPNDERALKLMNAAAKNVFMQYKQEMICAYGESDEYSFILKRDTKLFNRRRDKISTLFVSLFTANYVSLWNLFFPDVVLHHKHLPYFDSRCVCYPNLTVVKDYLSWRFVDTHINNLYNTVFWYLIIKCGLTPQESEQKLCGTLSSDKQEILFSECGINYNNEPEMYKKGSLVNSKGEIVHIDVVKQIDEIFNGF from the coding sequence ATGGCAAAGTCAAGATTTGAATACGTAAGGCAATTTGAAGTGCATGATGCGTTGCTTCCGGATACATACATAGTGGTAAGAGTTGATGGGAAGAAATTCCATGAATTCTCAAAATACTATAATTTCGCTAAACCAAATGATGAGAGGGCATTGAAACTAATGAACGCTGCTGCTAAAAATGTGTTCATGCAGTAtaaacaagaaatgattTGTGCGTATGGTGAAAGCGATGAATACTCATTCATTTTGAAGAGAGATACAAAACTTTTTAATAGAAGACGTGATAAGATCAGTACCCTGTTCGTATCGTTGTTCACAGCTAATTATGTCTCTCTTTGGAACCTATTTTTCCCCGATGTCGTCCTACATCATAAACATTTGCCATACTTTGATTCCCGTTGTGTTTGTTATCCAAACCTCACTGTGGTAAAAGATTATCTTTCGTGGAGATTTGTTGATACACATATCAATAACTTGTACAATACAGTCTTCTGGTACTTGATCATAAAGTGCGGTCTAACACCTCAAGAATCAGAACAAAAGCTTTGTGGAACGTTGTCCAGTGATAAGCAGGAAATTTTGTTCTCAGAATGTGGGATTAACTATAATAACGAACCAGAGATGTATAAGAAGGGTTCCTTAGTAAACTCTAAAGGTGAAATAGTGCACATCGATGTGGTGaaacaaattgatgaaatttttaaTGGGTTTTAA
- a CDS encoding uncharacterized protein (conserved hypothetical protein) → MEEIVIEDDATIRSYFVTQSSKYVLYTRLCNTKSSKNIGELILYNFKEKKTTQLDIIIPISESNFDFELNYLSIVDVPKISFKQENAKVTKVSWIAFNTGDSICIISFDDVSTCEIVTHKWFIENARDCITSFNCKADNNGNIRILYSTKLGNLTYVKFNTMFKRWSLIKKFDDFASDSLSFVSFGYSGLQAKWEDRIGDIDNALVSGFDNNLRFLVRQKGIDFRVENETLYSTFKTNNVLTCADYQIVKSRSPTSFTAICCGNVTNLGCTVYKRSNRGEWVFLAFLDKIIDKEETISTVNCQVVLGLQESEVVIYSGSENGKLYEWTFNWKENIIIKEDVHIVGGKEDVIHKLMCINGSVYYLVNSERIGRIT, encoded by the coding sequence ATGGAGGAGATCGTAATCGAAGATGACGCAACAATAAGGTCTTATTTCGTTACGCAGTCATCCAAATATGTTCTTTATACGAGGCTATGCAACACTAAGAGTTCCAAAAATATTGGTGAACTAATCCTATataatttcaaagagaagaaaacCACACAATTGGATATAATAATTCCTATTAGTGAGTCAAACTTTGATTTTGAGTTGAATTATTTATCGATAGTGGATGTGCCTAAGATTTCATTCAAACAAGAGAACGCAAAAGTTACTAAAGTTTCCTGGATTGCATTTAATACAGGCGATAGTATTTGTATCATATCATTCGATGATGTATCGACCTGCGAAATTGTTACTCATAAGTGGTTTATAGAAAATGCGAGAGACTGCATCACATCGTTCAACTGCAAAGCAGATAATAATGGGAATATTAGAATTTtatattcaacaaaattGGGCAATTTGACTTATGTCAAGTTCAATACTATGTTCAAGAGATGGTCTTTGATTAAgaaatttgatgattttgcTTCTGATTCCCTATCATTTGTATCCTTTGGCTACTCAGGACTTCAAGCTAAATGGGAAGATAGAATCGGGGATATTGATAATGCCTTGGTATCAGGTTTCGACAATAATCTAAGGTTTTTAGTTAGACAAAAGGGGATCGACTTCAGAGTTGAGAATGAAACTCTATACTCCACATTTAAAACTAATAACGTTTTAACTTGTGCAGATTATCAGATTGTCAAAAGCAGAAGTCCGACATCTTTCACAGCGATCTGTTGTGGAAACGTCACTAACTTGGGATGCACAGTGTACAAAAGGTCAAATAGAGGTGAATGGGTTTTCTTGGCCTTCCTTGATAAAATTATTGATAAAGAGGAGACTATATCAACCGTCAACTGCCAAGTTGTCTTGGGTCTCCAAGAGAGTGAAGTAGTCATATATAGTGGAAGTGAAAACGGAAAACTCTATGAATGGACATTCAATTGGAAGgaaaatattatcattaaaGAGGACGTTCACATTGTTGGTGGTAAGGAAGACGTTATCCACAAATTAATGTGCATCAATGGTTCTGTCTACTATCTCGTTAATTCCGAACGAATCGGTCGCATTACATAA
- the RPA135 gene encoding DNA-directed RNA polymerase I core subunit RPA135 (highly similar to uniprot|P22138 Saccharomyces cerevisiae YPR010C RPA135 RNA polymerase I subunit A135): MSSVILPPQAPVERLNRTASFRTLERESRFINPPKDKSAYPFLADAVQPHIGSFNALTEGPDGGLLNLGAKDIGSKVIFDGKGSDTNPNYLGNKLSLSIEQVSISKPTSNDGVSSAVERKVFPSESRQRLTSYRGKILLKLKWSVNDGEETFTEVRDCGGLPIMLQSNRCHLNKMSPYELVEHREESDEFGGYFIVNGIEKLIRMLIVQRRNHPMAIIRPSFANRGASYSQYGIQIRSVRPDQTSQTNVLHYLNDGQVTFRFSWRKNEYLIPVVMILRALCDTNDREIFDHVVGGDTSNSFLTDRLELLLRGFKKRYPTLQNRKQTLQYLGDKFRVVFQASPDMTDLQVGQELLNRIVLVHLGENNKDKFNMLLFMIRKLYSLVAGECSPDNPDAAQHQEILLGGFLYGMIVKEKIEEYLQNIRLQIQTDINRGLAINFKDQKYMNKVLMRVNENIGSKLQYFLSTGNLVSQSGLDLQQVSGYTVVAEKINFYRFISHFRMVHRGSFFAQLKTTTVRKLLPESWGFFCPVHTPDGSPCGLLNHLSHKCKISTEQSDVSKIPSILYSLGVTPAAHVIAAGPSMCCVQLDGKIIGWCSHEQGKVVADTLRFWKVEGKTPGLPVDLEVGYVPPTTSGQYPGLFLFGGHSRMMRPVRYLPLDKEDIVGPFEQVYMNIAVTPEEIENNVHSHVEFSPTNILSILANLTPFSDFNQSPRNMYQCQMGKQTMGTPGVALCHRSDNKLYRLQTGQTPIVKANLYDDYGMDNFPNGTNAVVAVISYTGYDMDDAMIINKSADERGFGYGTMYKVEKVNLSMNRSRGDPITQHFGFGTDEWPKEWLEKLDDDGLPLIGTYVEEGDPICAYFDDTLNKTKIKTYHSSEPAYIEEVKLIGDESSKFQELQAITIKYRIRRTPQIGDKFSSRHGQKGVCSRKWPTIDMPFSETGIQPDVIINPHAFPSRMTIGMFVESLAGKAGALHGIAQDSTPWTFNESDTPADYFGDQLAKAGYNYHGNEPMYSGATGEELRADIYIGVVYYQRLRHMVNDKFQVRSTGPVNSLTMQPVKGRKRHGGIRVGEMERDALIGHGTSFLLQDRLLNCSDYTQTAVCRDCGAILTTQSSVPKIGSISTVRCRRCALKFDEAKRLITKYESGSEPVHIADSEIWEDGQGNKFVGGGNTTTVAIPFVLKYLDSELAAMGIRLRYNVEPK, encoded by the coding sequence ATGTCTTCGGTTATTCTTCCTCCACAAGCTCCAGTTGAGCGTTTGAACAGAACTGCTAGTTTCAGGACTTTGGAAAGAGAATCAAGATTTATTAATCCTCCAAAGGATAAATCTGCATACCCATTCCTAGCGGACGCTGTACAGCCACACATTGGCTCCTTCAATGCATTGACTGAGGGACCTGATGGTGGTTTGTTAAACCTAGGGGCAAAAGATATTGGATCCAAAGTTATTTTCGATGGTAAGGGATCGGACACTAACCCAAACTACTTGGGTAACAAATTATCTTTGAGTATTGAACAGGTGTCTATTTCTAAACCAACTTCTAACGATGGTGTTTCTTCTGCAGTAGAACGCAAGGTTTTCCCATCTGAATCCAGACAGAGATTGACTTCATACAGAGGGAAAATTTTGCTGAAGTTGAAATGGTCGGTCAATGATGGTGAAGAAACTTTTACTGAAGTAAGAGACTGTGGTGGTTTGCCAATCATGCTTCAGTCCAATAGATGTCATTTGAACAAGATGTCTCCATACGAATTAGTCGAACATAGGGAAGAATCTGATGAATTTGGTGGTTACTTCATTGTTAATGGTATCGAAAAATTGATCAGAATGTTAATTGTGCAACGTAGAAACCATCCAATGGCTATCATTAGACCTTCATTTGCTAACAGAGGTGCCTCCTACTCCCAATATGGTATTCAGATTAGATCCGTTAGACCAGATCAAACATCTCAAACTAACGTCTTGCATTATTTAAACGATGGTCAAGTTACCTTCAGGTTCTCTTGGAGGAAAAATGAATATTTAATTCCAGTGGTAATGATCTTAAGAGCACTATGCGATACCAATGATAGAGAGATTTTTGATCACGTTGTCGGTGGAGACACCtctaattctttcttgacAGATCGTCTTGAATTGTTACTACGTGGCTTCAAGAAGAGATACCCAACTCTACAAAACCGTAAACAAACTTTGCAATATTTGGGTGACAAATTCCGTGTTGTATTCCAAGCCTCTCCCGATATGACCGATCTGCAAGTCGGCCAGGAACTTTTAAACCGTATTGTTTTAGTTCACCTTGGtgaaaacaacaaagaCAAATTCAACATGCTATTATTCATGATCAGAAAACTCTATTCGTTGGTTGCTGGTGAATGTTCCCCAGATAATCCTGATGCAGCTCaacatcaagaaattcTATTAGGTGGGTTCTTGTATGGTATGATTGTCaaggaaaaaattgaagaatacCTACAAAACATCAGGTTACAAATTCAAACAGACATAAATCGTGGGTTAGCTATCAACTTTAAGGATCAAAAATATATGAACAAGGTGCTTATGAGAGTCAATGAAAACATTGGGTCAAAATTACAGTATTTCTTATCTACTGGTAATTTGGTTTCTCAATCTGGTCTAGATTTGCAGCAAGTTTCTGGTTACACTGTTGTGGCAGAAAAGATTAACTTTTACCGTTTCATTTCTCATTTCCGAATGGTGCATAGAGGTTCCTTCTTTGCTCAATTAAAGACTACTACCGTTAGAAAGTTGTTACCGGAATCCTGGGGTTTCTTCTGTCCGGTGCATACTCCAGATGGTTCTCCTTGTGGTTTATTGAACCATCTTTCGCATAAATGTAAAATTTCTACTGAACAATCAGATGTTTCAAAGATACCTTCCATCTTGTACTCTCTTGGTGTCACTCCAGCTGCACACGTCATTGCTGCTGGTCCTTCCATGTGTTGCGTTCAGTTAGATGGTAAGATTATCGGTTGGTGTTCTCACGAACAGGGTAAGGTCGTTGCTGACACTTTGAGATTCTGGAAAGTGGAAGGCAAGACTCCGGGTTTGCCTGTAGACTTGGAAGTTGGATATGTTCCACCTACCACTAGTGGTCAATACCCCGGtcttttcctctttggTGGTCATTCTAGAATGATGCGTCCGGTGCGTTATCTTCCATTAGATAAGGAAGATATTGTGGGTCCATTTGAACAAGTATATATGAATATTGCTGTGACTCCGgaagaaatcgaaaatAACGTTCATTCCCACGTTGAGTTCTCTCCAACAAACATTCTTTCTATCTTGGCTAACCTAACACCATTCTCTGATTTCAATCAATCTCCAAGAAATATGTACCAATGTCAAATGGGTAAACAAACCATGGGTACTCCTGGTGTGGCTCTATGCCATCGTTCTGATAACAAATTATACAGGTTGCAAACCGGTCAGACACCAATTGTTAAGGCTAACCTCTACGATGATTATGGTATGGATAACTTCCCTAACGGTACCAATGCAGTGGTTGCGGTTATTTCTTACACTGGTTACGATATGGATGATGCAATGATTATCAACAAATCGGCTGATGAAAGAGGTTTTGGATATGGTACAATGTATAAGGTGGAAAAGGTCAATTTGTCTATGAACAGAAGCCGTGGTGATCCAATTACCCAGCATTTCGGATTCGGTACAGACGAGTGGCCCAAGGAATGGCTTGAAAAGCTTGACGACGATGGTTTACCACTGATAGGTACCtacgttgaagaaggtgatCCAATTTGTGCATACTTTGATGACACCTTGAATAAAACGAAGATCAAAACTTACCACTCTTCTGAACCTGCATATATCGAGGAAGTTAAATTAATTGGTGAcgaatcttcaaaattcCAAGAACTGCAAGCAATTACCATTAAATACCGTATCAGAAGAACTCCTCAAATCGGTGACAAATTCTCTTCCAGACACGGTCAAAAGGGTGTCTGTTCTAGAAAATGGCCAACTATTGACATGCCGTTCAGTGAAACAGGTATTCAACCAGATGTCATTATTAATCCTCATGCTTTCCCATCTCGTATGACAATTGGTATGTTTGTCGAATCTCTTGCTGGTAAAGCAGGTGCATTGCATGGTATTGCTCAAGATTCTACTCCATGGACTTTCAACGAGAGTGACACCCCCGCTGACTACTTCGGTGATCAACTAGCAAAAGCAGGTTACAACTACCACGGTAACGAACCAATGTACTCCGGTGCAACTGGTGAAGAACTTAGAGCGGATATCTACATTGGTGTTGTTTACTATCAAAGATTGCGTCACATGGTTAACGATAAGTTCCAAGTGCGTTCCACTGGTCCTGTCAACAGTCTAACGATGCAACCTGTCAAGGGTAGAAAGAGACACGGTGGTATTCGTGTAGGTGAAATGGAAAGAGATGCATTAATCGGTCATGGTACCTCATTCCTATTGCAAGATCGTCTACTGAACTGTTCAGATTACACACAAACAGCTGTTTGTCGTGACTGTGGTGCTATCTTAACCACACAATCTAGTGTACCAAAGATTGGATCAATCTCGACTGTACGCTGTCGTCGTTGTGCCCTCAAGTTTGACGAAGCAAAGAGATTAATTACAAAATACGAATCTGGAAGTGAACCTGTTCACATCGCTGATTCCGAAATCTGGGAAGACGGTCAAGGTAATAAATTTGTCGGTGGTGGAAATACGACCACGGTTGCCATTCCGTTCGTGTTGAAATACTTAGATTCTGAATTAGCAGCAATGGGTATTAGACTACGCTACAATGTTGAACCAAAGTAG